From Chelatococcus sp. YT9, a single genomic window includes:
- a CDS encoding MarR family transcriptional regulator produces MEERARGPKAGASIAPCASRIESGAVHDFSIDQLPPVDQDNDDLEPGHVPHLELVRIVERVYRRYLDLLRNDLTRLGVDDVSPSQVMMLFTIGGDDLSVRDLIDRGHYLGSNASYNLKRLVECGYVERSASPRDKRAARIRLSDQGRHLCDLIRKIDDGYHRLAVRDDEQMREFGITFTTLRRLEHIWTNAARYGEARLV; encoded by the coding sequence ATGGAAGAAAGAGCAAGAGGCCCCAAGGCAGGCGCGTCGATCGCGCCTTGTGCAAGTCGTATCGAAAGTGGTGCTGTCCACGACTTTTCGATCGATCAGTTGCCGCCCGTCGATCAGGATAACGACGATCTGGAGCCCGGGCACGTGCCCCATCTGGAGCTCGTGCGCATTGTAGAGCGTGTTTATCGACGCTATCTCGATCTTCTGCGCAATGATCTGACGCGGCTGGGTGTTGACGATGTAAGCCCATCGCAGGTGATGATGCTCTTCACGATCGGTGGGGACGATCTATCGGTACGCGACCTCATCGATCGCGGGCACTACCTCGGCTCAAACGCGTCCTATAACCTCAAGCGGCTCGTGGAATGCGGTTACGTCGAGCGCAGTGCCTCCCCGCGTGACAAGCGCGCGGCCCGTATCCGGTTGTCGGACCAAGGGCGGCACCTGTGCGATCTCATTCGCAAGATCGATGATGGATACCATCGTCTGGCGGTGCGGGATGACGAGCAGATGCGGGAATTTGGCATCACTTTCACGACGTTACGACGGCTCGAGCATATCTGGACCAATGCCGCCCGCTACGGCGAGGCGAGGCTCGTATAA